The following are encoded together in the Bacteriovorax sp. Seq25_V genome:
- the trxB gene encoding thioredoxin-disulfide reductase, translated as MSHRKLIIIGSGPAGYTAALYASRADLKPLVIEGHEPGGQLTTTTEVDNFPGFPEGIMGPELMANMKKQTLRFGTEYLTSLVTDLDTSKRPFTLKTENGQEFTADTIILATGASAKYLGLPNEKALIGRGVSACATCDGFFYRDRVVYVVGGGDTAMEEANFLTKFASKVYIVHRRDTLRASKPMQQKAFDNPKIEFVWDSEVCEIIANDAGVNAIKIRNLKTGEETVRETDGLFMGIGHKPNTDFLKGKVELDEHGFIVTGKHPDTSVPGIFACGDVQDSYYRQAISAAGSGCMAAIRAERFLEDN; from the coding sequence ATGTCTCATAGAAAACTAATTATCATTGGTTCGGGACCTGCTGGTTATACTGCAGCCCTTTATGCTTCTAGAGCAGACCTAAAACCACTTGTGATCGAGGGGCATGAGCCAGGTGGACAATTAACGACAACAACAGAAGTTGATAACTTTCCAGGATTCCCTGAGGGGATCATGGGGCCAGAGCTTATGGCCAACATGAAGAAGCAAACTTTAAGATTTGGGACAGAGTATTTAACATCTCTAGTTACTGATCTCGATACTTCAAAAAGACCATTCACTCTAAAAACTGAAAATGGACAAGAGTTCACTGCAGATACAATAATTTTAGCAACTGGTGCCTCAGCAAAATATCTAGGGCTACCAAATGAAAAAGCACTTATTGGACGTGGTGTAAGTGCTTGTGCAACTTGTGACGGCTTCTTCTACAGAGACAGAGTCGTGTATGTAGTTGGCGGTGGTGATACAGCAATGGAAGAAGCAAACTTCCTAACGAAGTTCGCATCAAAAGTTTATATCGTTCATAGAAGAGATACACTGCGAGCTTCGAAACCAATGCAACAGAAAGCATTTGATAATCCAAAAATTGAATTTGTTTGGGATAGTGAAGTTTGTGAAATTATCGCAAACGATGCTGGAGTTAATGCAATTAAAATTAGAAATCTTAAGACAGGCGAAGAAACAGTTCGTGAAACAGATGGTCTTTTCATGGGAATTGGTCACAAGCCAAACACAGACTTCCTTAAAGGAAAAGTAGAGCTTGATGAGCATGGTTTTATTGTAACAGGTAAGCATCCAGATACATCTGTTCCAGGTATTTTTGCATGTGGTGACGTTCAAGATTCATACTACCGTCAAGCGATTTCGGCTGCGGGGAGTGGGTGTATGGCCGCAATTAGAGCAGAGAGATTTTTAGAAGATAACTAG
- a CDS encoding sigma 54-interacting transcriptional regulator, whose amino-acid sequence MKKLRQYRIPVDKHDDFEITAFSGGKVYNYSNSHIKLVNISNQGCAFAIDKEISGQLDLTLVIKKRKFEVNARVIRTSSYYEHRGMYLVGLEYLNIDEDFSNELISYYLHSLSLSRLKALMLDMIQNEGDVAQSRDSLQLEDDNRLSFNSTILFDLFKLFQAHIKSNKIIEIFANEVKRSIEAEIFTFYIFENGMNDVSIFDFSTGKVMETLLPVVGSMATLRDTETVCMQKTAKSVRDPFYNLQFALYDKDIKNFILYPVIDKSGSIIGAVEFANKSFNDAFTDQCVFEVSIFSNVVGTTLSTEEDETIALLSKKYMSKLSKNLLIGPSDDNQYLNSFILECARNDDRILISGEYGVGKKLMAVNIHKSSERSEYGIGHINCHDIETFADVDKILDSNHSHTGLLELYSGGTIVFKDINFLNYQLGEYIFNKIKIRQDIRFLATTTESRALLSHFNETYQPLIQFFAQKEVRIPPLKERREDIIPLAKFFVIQICTQQGLSPKKLGADVCTHFMNYDWPGNISELKIAIDRLITMGQDLKTLNYKRTRIMPLIDREIDDDFYFGIELNNEMVEDKSLYENGDIEELYFYFYTESLLNEGLGPYEIPAIFNMELSEFEERLYHAHNKAIHFFGVGSDMVDQVLQRKVS is encoded by the coding sequence TTGAAAAAACTAAGACAGTACAGAATTCCAGTAGATAAGCATGATGACTTTGAAATAACGGCCTTTAGTGGAGGCAAAGTTTATAACTACAGTAACTCACATATCAAGCTAGTCAATATTTCAAATCAAGGTTGTGCTTTTGCCATTGATAAAGAAATTTCAGGTCAGCTGGATCTTACTCTGGTCATCAAGAAAAGAAAGTTCGAAGTTAACGCTCGAGTTATTCGTACAAGTAGTTACTACGAACATCGTGGAATGTATCTTGTTGGTTTAGAATACCTCAATATCGATGAAGATTTTTCTAATGAGTTAATATCATATTATCTCCATTCACTATCGCTAAGTCGTCTTAAAGCTCTTATGTTGGACATGATTCAAAATGAAGGTGACGTTGCTCAAAGTCGAGATTCTTTACAATTAGAAGATGATAATAGATTGTCTTTTAACAGCACAATTTTGTTTGATCTATTTAAGTTATTTCAGGCACATATTAAATCTAATAAGATTATTGAAATCTTTGCAAATGAAGTTAAGCGAAGTATTGAGGCAGAAATTTTTACGTTCTACATTTTCGAAAATGGTATGAATGATGTGAGTATTTTTGACTTCAGTACAGGTAAAGTGATGGAGACTTTGCTACCGGTGGTTGGATCTATGGCAACACTTCGTGATACTGAAACTGTCTGTATGCAAAAAACGGCCAAAAGTGTTAGAGATCCATTTTATAACCTTCAATTTGCACTTTATGACAAAGATATCAAGAACTTCATCCTTTATCCCGTAATTGATAAGTCGGGAAGTATTATAGGTGCTGTTGAATTTGCGAATAAATCTTTTAACGATGCATTCACTGATCAATGTGTTTTTGAAGTTTCAATCTTTTCAAATGTCGTTGGGACAACTCTTTCGACAGAAGAAGATGAAACAATCGCGCTGTTATCTAAAAAGTATATGTCAAAGCTTAGTAAAAATCTTTTGATTGGACCTAGTGATGATAATCAATATTTAAATTCATTTATTCTTGAATGTGCAAGAAATGATGATCGTATTCTCATCTCTGGTGAGTATGGTGTTGGTAAAAAGTTAATGGCGGTAAATATACATAAAAGTAGTGAAAGATCAGAGTATGGAATTGGCCATATCAATTGTCATGATATCGAGACTTTTGCTGACGTCGATAAGATTCTTGATTCTAATCATTCGCACACAGGGCTTCTTGAGCTTTATAGTGGTGGGACAATTGTATTTAAAGATATTAATTTCTTAAATTATCAATTAGGAGAGTATATTTTTAATAAGATTAAAATCAGGCAAGATATTCGTTTTCTTGCAACAACAACAGAATCGAGGGCCCTACTCTCTCATTTCAATGAAACATATCAACCTTTGATTCAATTCTTTGCACAGAAGGAAGTTCGCATTCCTCCATTAAAAGAGAGACGTGAGGATATTATTCCCCTTGCAAAATTCTTTGTCATTCAAATTTGTACTCAGCAGGGATTATCTCCAAAAAAACTTGGTGCCGACGTTTGTACACACTTCATGAATTATGACTGGCCAGGAAATATCAGTGAGTTAAAAATTGCGATTGATCGATTAATTACTATGGGGCAAGACTTAAAAACTTTAAACTATAAACGAACTCGCATCATGCCATTGATCGATCGCGAGATTGATGATGATTTCTATTTTGGTATCGAACTGAATAATGAAATGGTTGAAGATAAATCTCTCTACGAAAATGGCGACATAGAAGAGCTTTATTTCTACTTTTATACTGAGTCGCTACTTAATGAAGGACTTGGCCCTTATGAAATTCCTGCAATATTTAATATGGAACTTTCTGAATTTGAAGAAAGACTATACCATGCACATAATAAGGCCATCCATTTCTTTGGAGTCGGTAGCGATATGGTCGATCAGGTATTACAAAGAAAAGTTTCTTAA